A genomic region of Mycolicibacterium poriferae contains the following coding sequences:
- a CDS encoding flavodoxin family protein, translating to MTDIDPDFSDLRALFINCTLKRSPEISHTEGLIRISSAIMERHGVAVEVVRAVDHDIATGVWPDMREHGWPSDDWPAIFEQVLAADILVLAGPIWLGDNSSVMKRVHERLYGGSHLLNDAGQYLYYGRVGGCLITGNEDGVKHCAQNVLYTLQHIGYTIPPQADAGWIGEAGPGPSYLDPGSGGPANDFTNRNTTFMTWNLMHLARMLKHSGGVPAYGNIRAGWDAGCRYDFVNPEYR from the coding sequence ATGACCGACATCGACCCGGATTTCAGTGACCTTCGCGCCTTGTTCATCAACTGCACGCTCAAGAGGTCGCCCGAGATCAGCCACACCGAGGGCCTGATCCGCATCAGTTCCGCCATCATGGAGCGGCACGGCGTCGCGGTCGAGGTGGTGCGCGCCGTCGACCATGACATCGCGACCGGGGTGTGGCCGGACATGCGTGAGCACGGCTGGCCGAGCGACGACTGGCCTGCCATCTTCGAGCAGGTCCTGGCCGCCGACATCCTCGTGCTCGCGGGTCCGATCTGGCTGGGCGACAACAGTTCGGTGATGAAGCGGGTGCACGAACGGCTGTACGGAGGGTCGCACCTGCTCAACGATGCCGGCCAGTATCTCTACTACGGCCGGGTCGGTGGGTGCCTGATCACCGGCAACGAGGACGGAGTCAAGCACTGCGCGCAGAACGTGCTGTACACGCTTCAGCACATCGGTTACACGATCCCGCCGCAGGCCGATGCCGGCTGGATCGGTGAGGCCGGCCCGGGCCCGTCGTACCTCGATCCGGGGTCGGGCGGCCCGGCCAACGACTTCACCAACCGCAACACCACCTTCATGACCTGGAATCTGATGCACCTGGCCCGGATGCTGAAGCACAGCGGAGGTGTGCCGGCCTACGGCAACATCCGCGCGGGGTGGGACGCGGGCTGCCGGTACGACTTCGTCAACCCGGAGTACCGCTAG
- a CDS encoding enoyl-CoA hydratase, giving the protein MLSVTEQQNPAPLVLVDRPSAHVALVTLNRPERMNSMAFDVMVPLKSALDELSYDNSVRAIVLTGAGRGFSSGADHKSAGVVPHVDGLTRPTYALRSMEVLDDVILALRKLHQPVIAAVNGAAIGGGLCLALACDIRIASVDAYFRAAGINNGLTASELGLSYLLPRAIGTSRAFELMLTGRDVEAEEAERIGLVSRAVAPGELLDVCVQMGERIASFSRPGIELTKRTLWSGLDAGSMEGHMQAEGLGQLYIRLLTDNFDEAVAARAQQRPPVFTDDKNPRPGN; this is encoded by the coding sequence GTGCTGAGCGTGACCGAGCAGCAGAACCCCGCACCGTTGGTCCTCGTCGACCGCCCGAGCGCACACGTGGCGCTCGTGACGCTCAACCGGCCCGAGCGCATGAACTCGATGGCCTTCGACGTCATGGTGCCGCTGAAGAGTGCACTCGACGAGCTGTCGTACGACAACTCCGTCCGAGCGATCGTGCTGACCGGGGCCGGGCGCGGGTTCTCCTCGGGCGCTGACCACAAGTCGGCGGGGGTCGTGCCGCACGTCGACGGTCTGACCAGGCCGACGTATGCGCTGCGGTCCATGGAGGTGCTCGACGACGTCATCCTGGCATTGCGGAAGCTGCACCAACCGGTGATCGCCGCGGTGAACGGCGCCGCCATCGGCGGCGGTCTGTGCCTGGCGCTGGCCTGTGACATCCGGATCGCCTCGGTCGACGCCTATTTCCGTGCCGCGGGCATCAACAACGGCTTGACGGCCAGTGAGTTGGGTTTGTCCTATCTGCTTCCGCGCGCCATCGGCACGTCACGCGCCTTCGAGTTGATGCTCACCGGCCGCGACGTGGAAGCCGAGGAGGCCGAGCGCATCGGGTTGGTGTCGCGAGCCGTGGCGCCAGGTGAACTGCTCGATGTCTGCGTGCAGATGGGGGAGCGGATCGCGTCGTTCTCGCGTCCCGGCATCGAGTTGACCAAGCGCACATTGTGGAGCGGTCTCGACGCAGGCAGCATGGAGGGGCACATGCAGGCCGAAGGTCTGGGTCAGCTGTACATCCGGCTGCTCACCGACAACTTCGACGAGGCGGTCGCCGCGCGAGCACAGCAGCGCCCGCCGGTGTTCACCGACGACAAGAACCCGCGGCCGGGCAATTGA
- a CDS encoding glycoside hydrolase family 16 protein, translating into MRSRHTDCSTSVNGKYWLASGVFVAGLGAAMLTATAATASATPADSGTSAGSSSQDGTSPQKGGSSHRSTTANAPDGDATDRTSDDGTDRASGDATDHSSDDEFDDLDAVAEPDDMTEEISEDSDDDAADADRDTVDPVESVDLSGEDDLSGEDNTGAGKDTDEGTASGADDTGAGGAGAGDAGREEPVASGTARGDDSGSDESSRVSVPVPVTRKETDRGEELRDTVARASAPVEHTPAAAQAQRIAADPPVEAASAQSAMSVTATPPARITVGSMIVDMLYSLGIRDTGLGADFLAIPVPRFIESWWQGVRTRIYRDVVIPEPEPEPQPEPAPEPEPAPEPADPELLWESNFTDMTEALRYWGLQTGRWGAPAGENQYYTDGDNVYIDADGNLVIDARREATPDGLGAPHNYTSARVVTYGKQSFGVGTRVVARIQMPATQGSLPAFWSVGLEPGHEFDWPRQGEIDIVEIPGLGTPQSRRVWTGNIHGPADTDNSVDVTLHDVAADLGIDLSQGFHDYGMDWHADRIVWHVDGVEVGSVTQAQYEALGGDWTPFSGAWDHYLILNVAVGNPWTGDPDPSAPFHAQMKVDWVKAYQL; encoded by the coding sequence ATGCGAAGTCGCCACACAGATTGCTCGACGAGCGTCAACGGCAAATACTGGTTGGCCAGCGGCGTGTTCGTTGCCGGACTCGGTGCGGCCATGCTGACCGCTACCGCCGCCACCGCTTCGGCCACTCCCGCTGACTCCGGCACATCGGCCGGCTCGTCCTCGCAGGATGGCACCTCGCCGCAGAAAGGCGGTTCGTCCCACAGGTCCACCACTGCGAATGCGCCGGATGGCGACGCCACCGACAGAACGTCCGACGACGGGACCGATAGAGCCTCCGGCGACGCCACCGATCATTCGTCCGACGACGAGTTTGACGATCTCGACGCCGTCGCCGAGCCCGATGACATGACCGAGGAGATCTCGGAGGACTCTGACGATGACGCAGCGGACGCTGACCGAGACACGGTCGACCCCGTCGAATCCGTCGACCTCTCGGGTGAGGACGACCTCTCCGGCGAGGACAACACAGGCGCGGGAAAGGACACCGACGAGGGGACCGCCTCGGGCGCGGACGACACGGGCGCGGGAGGTGCTGGCGCGGGAGACGCTGGCAGAGAAGAACCGGTCGCATCGGGAACCGCGCGGGGGGACGACTCCGGCTCCGACGAGTCCAGCAGGGTGAGCGTGCCGGTCCCGGTCACGCGCAAGGAGACCGATCGCGGCGAGGAACTGCGGGACACGGTCGCCCGCGCGTCTGCTCCGGTCGAGCACACGCCCGCTGCAGCGCAGGCGCAGCGCATCGCGGCGGACCCACCCGTCGAGGCTGCCTCGGCCCAGTCCGCGATGTCGGTCACCGCGACACCCCCTGCCCGGATCACGGTCGGCTCGATGATCGTCGACATGCTCTACTCCCTGGGAATTCGCGATACCGGGTTGGGGGCCGACTTCCTGGCCATTCCTGTGCCGCGCTTCATCGAGTCCTGGTGGCAGGGAGTGCGCACCCGCATCTACCGCGACGTGGTCATTCCCGAACCGGAACCCGAACCGCAGCCTGAGCCCGCTCCAGAGCCTGAGCCCGCTCCGGAGCCGGCCGACCCAGAGTTGTTGTGGGAGAGCAACTTCACCGACATGACCGAGGCGCTGCGGTACTGGGGCCTGCAGACCGGGCGCTGGGGCGCTCCGGCGGGAGAGAACCAGTACTACACAGACGGCGACAACGTCTACATCGACGCCGACGGGAACCTCGTCATCGACGCCCGGCGGGAGGCCACGCCCGACGGCCTCGGCGCACCGCACAACTACACCTCGGCGCGCGTGGTCACCTACGGCAAGCAGTCCTTCGGTGTGGGCACCAGGGTGGTGGCACGCATCCAGATGCCGGCCACGCAGGGCAGCCTGCCGGCGTTCTGGTCGGTGGGCCTCGAACCGGGTCACGAATTCGACTGGCCGCGGCAAGGCGAGATCGACATCGTGGAAATCCCCGGCCTGGGCACCCCGCAGTCACGGCGGGTCTGGACCGGCAACATCCACGGTCCGGCCGACACCGACAACAGCGTCGACGTCACACTGCACGACGTCGCCGCCGACCTGGGCATCGATCTGTCGCAGGGGTTCCACGACTACGGCATGGACTGGCATGCCGACCGAATCGTCTGGCACGTCGACGGCGTCGAGGTCGGCAGCGTCACCCAGGCCCAGTACGAGGCTCTGGGCGGCGACTGGACACCGTTCTCCGGGGCCTGGGACCACTACCTGATCCTCAACGTGGCGGTCGGCAACCCGTGGACCGGGGACCCGGACCCGTCGGCGCCGTTCCACGCACAGATGAAGGTCGACTGGGTCAAGGCCTATCAGCTGTAA
- the trxA gene encoding thioredoxin: MTTQDITAEQFNDIVSDNEIVLVDFWASWCGPCKQFAPTYAASSEKHPDVVFAKVDTEAEQQLAAAADIRSIPTLMAFKKGKLVFNQAGALPPAALEDLVQKVKEFDIDAAVAAQENGQE; encoded by the coding sequence GTGACTACTCAAGACATCACCGCCGAACAGTTCAACGACATCGTCAGTGACAACGAGATCGTTCTGGTCGACTTCTGGGCGTCGTGGTGCGGACCGTGTAAGCAGTTCGCCCCGACGTATGCGGCGTCCTCGGAGAAGCACCCCGACGTCGTGTTCGCCAAGGTCGACACCGAGGCCGAGCAGCAGCTCGCAGCCGCGGCCGACATCCGTTCCATCCCGACGCTGATGGCCTTCAAGAAGGGCAAGCTGGTGTTCAACCAGGCCGGCGCCCTGCCCCCGGCCGCGTTGGAGGACCTGGTCCAGAAGGTCAAGGAGTTCGACATCGACGCCGCGGTGGCCGCGCAGGAGAACGGGCAGGAATAA
- a CDS encoding cysteine desulfurase produces MTAVRTPGLHRGDTIDVERIRADFPILSRVMRGGNQLAYLDSGATSQKPLAVLDAERDFLTTSYGAVHRGAHQLMEEATDAYEQGRDDIAAFVGARADELVFTKNATEALNLVSYVLGDDRFDRAVGPGDVIVTTELDHHANLIPWQELARRTGATLRWYGVDDEGRIDLDSLQLDERVKVLAFSHHSNVTGTVAPVAELVARAKAVGALTVLDACQSVPHQPVDLHDLDVDFAAFSGHKMLGPTGIGVLYGRAALLEEMPPFLTGGSMIETVTMEAATYAPPPQRFEAGTPMTSQVVGLGAAARYLNELGMPAVEAHERELVAAALTGLAEVDGVRIIGPTSMTDRGSPVSFVVDGIHAHDVGQVLDDDGVAVRVGHHCAWPLHRRFGLAATARASFAVYNTVDEVDRLVAGVRRALEFFGE; encoded by the coding sequence ATGACGGCCGTGCGGACGCCCGGCCTGCACCGGGGCGACACCATCGACGTCGAGCGGATCCGGGCGGATTTCCCGATCCTGAGCCGGGTGATGCGCGGCGGAAACCAGTTGGCCTACCTGGATTCCGGCGCGACGTCGCAGAAGCCCCTGGCGGTGCTCGACGCCGAGCGTGACTTCCTGACCACGTCCTACGGTGCGGTGCACCGCGGTGCGCATCAGTTGATGGAGGAGGCGACCGACGCCTACGAACAGGGCCGCGACGACATCGCGGCGTTCGTCGGCGCGCGGGCCGACGAACTGGTCTTCACCAAGAACGCGACCGAGGCCCTCAACCTGGTGTCCTACGTGCTGGGGGACGACCGGTTCGACCGCGCGGTCGGTCCCGGCGACGTGATCGTCACGACCGAACTCGACCACCACGCCAACCTCATTCCGTGGCAGGAATTGGCGCGGCGGACGGGCGCGACCCTGCGCTGGTACGGGGTCGACGACGAGGGCCGCATCGATCTGGATTCGCTGCAGCTCGATGAACGGGTGAAGGTGCTGGCGTTCAGCCACCACTCGAACGTCACCGGAACGGTCGCGCCGGTGGCCGAGCTGGTGGCACGGGCCAAGGCGGTCGGGGCGCTGACGGTGCTCGACGCCTGCCAGTCCGTGCCGCATCAGCCGGTCGACCTGCACGACCTCGACGTGGACTTCGCCGCGTTCTCCGGTCACAAGATGCTGGGCCCCACCGGTATCGGAGTGCTCTACGGCAGAGCCGCGCTGCTCGAGGAGATGCCGCCGTTCCTGACCGGCGGATCGATGATCGAGACCGTCACGATGGAGGCGGCCACCTACGCGCCGCCGCCGCAGCGGTTCGAGGCCGGCACGCCGATGACGTCCCAGGTGGTCGGTCTGGGTGCCGCCGCCCGGTATCTGAACGAACTCGGAATGCCGGCCGTCGAAGCGCACGAACGCGAACTGGTGGCCGCCGCGCTGACCGGGCTCGCCGAAGTCGACGGGGTCCGCATCATCGGCCCGACCTCGATGACCGACCGCGGCTCGCCGGTGTCGTTCGTCGTGGATGGCATCCACGCCCACGATGTCGGGCAGGTCCTCGACGACGACGGTGTGGCGGTGCGCGTCGGTCATCACTGCGCGTGGCCCCTGCACCGCAGGTTCGGCCTGGCTGCGACCGCGCGGGCCTCCTTCGCGGTGTACAACACCGTCGACGAGGTGGACCGCCTGGTCGCCGGGGTACGCCGGGCGCTGGAGTTCTTCGGAGAGTGA
- a CDS encoding haloacid dehalogenase type II has product MKGVTAETRKPSVLVFDVNETLIDIDALAPVFDGLFGDPRVLREWFGQLVMYSMTVTMSGSYVDFVTLGRSVLRMLGDVHRVAVGSDDLERLAQSMRTMQAHADVAEGLTTLAERGYRLVTLTNSPPSSGAPTPLEHAGLAAHFERQFSVDTFGVFKPATRLYTGVAAELGVMPADCMMVAAHIWDTMGAQAAGMSAAFIARPGNAVLPVDSLPRPTLVAADLIELAGLLD; this is encoded by the coding sequence GTGAAAGGCGTGACTGCGGAAACCCGTAAACCGTCGGTGTTGGTGTTCGATGTCAACGAGACGCTGATCGACATCGACGCGCTGGCCCCGGTATTCGACGGCCTGTTCGGCGACCCGCGGGTGCTGCGGGAATGGTTCGGGCAGCTGGTGATGTACTCGATGACGGTGACCATGTCCGGCAGCTACGTGGATTTCGTCACCCTCGGCCGCTCGGTCCTGCGGATGCTCGGGGACGTGCACAGGGTTGCTGTCGGGTCCGACGACCTGGAGCGGCTGGCGCAGAGCATGCGCACGATGCAGGCCCACGCGGACGTCGCCGAAGGTCTCACGACACTGGCTGAGCGGGGCTACCGCCTTGTCACCCTGACGAATTCACCACCGTCGTCCGGGGCCCCGACGCCGCTGGAGCACGCGGGCCTGGCAGCTCACTTCGAGCGGCAGTTCAGTGTCGACACCTTCGGAGTGTTCAAGCCGGCCACCCGGCTCTACACCGGCGTCGCCGCCGAACTCGGGGTGATGCCAGCGGACTGCATGATGGTCGCGGCGCATATCTGGGACACGATGGGGGCCCAAGCCGCCGGGATGAGCGCGGCGTTCATCGCCCGTCCAGGCAACGCCGTGCTCCCCGTCGACTCACTGCCCCGACCCACGCTGGTGGCCGCCGATCTGATCGAGCTGGCCGGCCTGCTGGATTGA
- a CDS encoding metal-sulfur cluster assembly factor, which yields MSDTALPNDELLAELEEAMRDVVDPELGINVVDLGLVYGIDVEKSDGGPVALIDMTLTSAACPLTDVIEDQSRTALVGAGLVNEIKINWVWNPPWGPDKITDDGREQLRALGFTV from the coding sequence ATGAGTGACACCGCACTGCCCAACGACGAACTGTTGGCCGAGCTCGAGGAGGCCATGCGCGACGTCGTCGATCCCGAGCTGGGCATCAACGTCGTCGACCTCGGCCTGGTCTACGGCATCGATGTCGAGAAGAGCGACGGCGGACCCGTCGCGTTGATCGACATGACGCTGACGTCGGCGGCGTGTCCGCTGACCGATGTGATCGAGGATCAGTCGCGGACCGCGCTGGTGGGTGCAGGGCTGGTCAACGAGATCAAGATCAACTGGGTGTGGAACCCGCCGTGGGGCCCGGACAAGATCACCGACGACGGGCGCGAGCAGCTGCGCGCGCTCGGGTTCACGGTGTAG
- a CDS encoding helix-turn-helix transcriptional regulator, giving the protein MAGQSDSRAELAAFLRARRTAMSRDLHGLPALPRDRTTGLRREEVSALCGVSVTWYTWLEQARPITPSRQVLDAIATALRLSGPEHQYLLSLAGYAPSPHLHAGTVEPAPAHIQRLLDELTGRPAYALAADWSIVAWNRAYAALYPNVATVDAADRNLLWLVFTDPAVRELVDDWEITSRRFLAEFRAEAGNRLGDPAIVALVDRLRTESPEFCSGWDGHPVAGFESRERVFHRRGAGRLRLEHHQLRPSDRPDLQLVVYTPLDETTRALLQEQ; this is encoded by the coding sequence ATGGCGGGACAGTCCGACAGCCGCGCCGAGCTGGCCGCGTTCCTGCGGGCACGCCGCACCGCGATGTCGCGAGACCTGCACGGGCTGCCGGCGCTGCCCCGGGACCGCACGACAGGGTTACGCCGCGAGGAGGTGTCTGCGCTCTGCGGGGTGAGCGTGACCTGGTACACCTGGCTCGAACAGGCTCGACCGATCACGCCGTCGCGGCAGGTGCTGGACGCGATCGCCACGGCACTGCGGCTTTCCGGCCCAGAACACCAGTACCTGCTCAGCCTGGCCGGCTACGCCCCGTCGCCACACCTGCACGCCGGCACCGTGGAACCGGCGCCGGCGCACATCCAGCGCCTGCTGGACGAGCTGACCGGCAGACCCGCCTACGCGCTGGCCGCCGACTGGTCGATCGTGGCGTGGAACCGCGCGTACGCGGCGCTGTACCCCAACGTGGCGACGGTCGATGCCGCCGATCGAAATCTGCTGTGGCTGGTGTTCACCGATCCCGCGGTGCGGGAGCTGGTCGACGACTGGGAGATCACCAGCCGCCGCTTCCTCGCCGAGTTCCGCGCCGAGGCCGGTAACCGGCTGGGCGATCCCGCGATCGTGGCCCTGGTCGATCGGTTGCGGACGGAAAGCCCGGAATTCTGCAGCGGCTGGGATGGTCACCCGGTGGCCGGGTTCGAGTCCCGAGAGCGGGTGTTCCACCGCCGCGGTGCGGGCCGGCTGCGGCTGGAACACCATCAACTGCGCCCCTCGGACCGCCCGGACCTGCAGCTGGTGGTCTACACCCCGCTGGATGAGACCACCCGGGCACTGCTGCAAGAGCAGTGA
- the ilvD gene encoding dihydroxy-acid dehydratase, with product MPELRSRTVTHGRNMAGARALLRAAGVAASDFGKPLVAVANSFTEFVPGHTHLQPVGRIVSEAVKAAGGIPREFNTVAVDDGIAMGHAGTFYSLPSRDLIADSVEYMVEAHRADALVCISNCDKITPGMLMAALRCNIPTVFVSGGPMEGGHTTLTDGARKTGMHLIDTMTTAADTSVSDDDLTRIEEAACPTCGSCAGMFTANSMNCLVEVLGLALPGNGTTLATHVARRALYERAGALVVELAHRWYDHDDDTALPRRIADRAAFGNAMAVDIAMGGSTNTVLHLLAAAHEAGLDFGLDDIDAVSRSVPCLCKVAPNGTHLIEDVHRAGGMPGLMGELDRAGRLTGDVCAVHARSLPQWLGRWDVRGGAATDEAHDLFRAAPGRRRTAAAFTATELHESLDIDAVAGCIRDAAHAYSEDGGLAVLRGNLAPDGCVVKTAGVDARMLTFSGAAVVVESQEEAVDAILNGRVQAGDVLVVRYEGPRGGPGMQEMLHPTSFLKGRGLGSVCALLTDGRFSGGSSGLSIGHVSPEAAAGGAIALVEDGDLIDIDVPGRRVELRVGPEELTRRRTERLHGGGFRPRHRNRPVSTALRAYAALTTSADRGAVRHVPADPAVDGGTPHRSRALTDT from the coding sequence ATGCCTGAACTTCGCTCCCGCACCGTCACCCACGGCCGCAACATGGCCGGCGCCCGGGCATTGCTGCGCGCGGCCGGCGTTGCGGCCTCCGACTTCGGCAAACCCCTGGTCGCGGTGGCCAACAGTTTCACCGAATTCGTGCCGGGCCACACCCATCTGCAGCCCGTCGGCCGGATCGTGTCCGAGGCGGTGAAGGCCGCCGGCGGGATCCCGCGGGAGTTCAACACCGTCGCCGTCGACGACGGCATCGCGATGGGGCATGCCGGCACGTTCTATTCGCTGCCGTCGCGCGACCTCATCGCCGACTCCGTCGAATACATGGTCGAAGCGCATCGCGCCGACGCGCTGGTGTGCATTTCCAACTGCGACAAGATCACACCGGGCATGTTGATGGCGGCGTTGCGGTGCAACATCCCGACGGTGTTCGTCTCGGGCGGCCCCATGGAGGGCGGACACACCACCCTCACCGACGGTGCCCGCAAAACCGGCATGCACCTGATCGACACCATGACGACCGCCGCCGACACCTCGGTCAGCGACGACGACCTGACCCGGATCGAGGAAGCCGCGTGCCCGACGTGCGGATCATGTGCCGGCATGTTCACCGCGAACTCGATGAACTGTCTGGTCGAAGTGCTGGGTCTGGCGCTACCCGGCAACGGCACCACGCTCGCCACCCACGTCGCGCGCCGCGCCCTCTACGAGCGCGCCGGCGCACTGGTGGTCGAGCTGGCGCACCGGTGGTACGACCACGACGATGACACCGCGCTGCCGCGTCGCATCGCCGACCGCGCCGCGTTCGGCAACGCGATGGCCGTCGACATCGCGATGGGCGGCTCCACGAACACCGTTCTGCACCTGCTGGCCGCCGCCCACGAAGCCGGTCTGGACTTCGGTCTCGACGACATCGATGCGGTGTCGCGCAGCGTGCCGTGTCTGTGCAAGGTCGCGCCCAACGGCACGCACCTGATCGAGGACGTCCACCGCGCCGGCGGCATGCCCGGGCTGATGGGTGAGCTCGACCGTGCCGGCCGGCTCACCGGGGACGTGTGCGCCGTACACGCCAGGTCGCTGCCGCAGTGGCTGGGCCGTTGGGACGTCCGCGGCGGCGCCGCCACCGACGAGGCGCATGACCTGTTCCGGGCTGCCCCGGGGCGGCGCCGCACGGCGGCGGCGTTCACCGCGACGGAGTTGCACGAATCGCTGGACATCGACGCCGTCGCGGGATGCATCCGCGACGCCGCGCACGCATACAGCGAAGACGGGGGCCTGGCGGTGCTGCGCGGGAACCTGGCGCCCGACGGCTGTGTGGTCAAGACCGCCGGCGTCGATGCGCGCATGCTCACCTTCTCCGGAGCCGCGGTGGTGGTCGAGTCGCAGGAAGAGGCCGTCGACGCCATCCTCAACGGCCGGGTGCAGGCCGGAGATGTTCTCGTCGTGCGATACGAGGGGCCCCGCGGCGGGCCGGGCATGCAGGAGATGCTGCACCCCACGTCGTTCCTGAAGGGCCGCGGTCTGGGCTCGGTCTGCGCGCTCCTCACCGATGGCCGGTTCTCCGGCGGCAGCTCGGGCCTGTCCATCGGGCACGTGTCACCGGAGGCGGCGGCGGGCGGCGCGATCGCGCTGGTCGAGGACGGCGACCTGATCGACATCGACGTCCCCGGGCGCCGCGTCGAGCTGCGGGTGGGCCCCGAGGAGCTGACCCGGCGACGGACCGAGCGACTGCACGGCGGGGGGTTCCGGCCTCGGCACCGGAACCGGCCGGTATCCACCGCTCTGCGGGCTTACGCCGCGCTGACGACGTCGGCCGACCGTGGCGCCGTGCGGCACGTGCCTGCGGATCCGGCAGTGGACGGGGGAACACCACACCGTTCGCGGGCGTTGACTGACACGTGA
- the sufC gene encoding Fe-S cluster assembly ATPase SufC, with product MTTLEIKDLHVSVANPDAAGEQIPILKGVNLTVRSGETHAVMGPNGSGKSTLSYAIAGHPKYTVTSGSITLDGQDVLEMEVDERARAGLFLAMQYPVEVPGVSMSNFLRTAATAVRGEAPKLRHWVKEVKGAMGDLGIDPSFGERSVNEGFSGGEKKRHEILQLGLLKPKIAILDETDSGLDVDALRVVSEGVNRYAKDEDGGILLITHYTRILRYIQPQFVHVFVDGRIIESGGPELADELEENGYERFTQAAAAGA from the coding sequence ATGACCACTCTGGAAATCAAAGACCTGCACGTGTCGGTCGCCAACCCCGACGCGGCCGGCGAGCAGATCCCCATCCTCAAGGGCGTCAACCTCACCGTGCGCTCAGGCGAGACCCATGCGGTGATGGGCCCCAACGGGTCCGGCAAGTCGACGTTGTCCTACGCGATCGCCGGTCATCCCAAGTACACCGTCACCTCCGGCTCCATCACCCTCGACGGCCAGGACGTCCTCGAGATGGAGGTCGACGAGCGGGCCCGTGCAGGACTGTTCCTGGCGATGCAGTATCCGGTCGAGGTGCCCGGCGTGTCGATGTCGAACTTCCTGCGCACCGCGGCCACCGCCGTGCGCGGCGAGGCGCCGAAGCTGCGGCACTGGGTCAAAGAGGTCAAGGGCGCGATGGGCGACCTGGGCATCGATCCGTCCTTCGGTGAGCGCAGCGTCAACGAGGGGTTCTCCGGCGGCGAGAAGAAGCGCCACGAGATCCTGCAGCTCGGGCTGCTCAAGCCGAAGATCGCCATCCTCGACGAAACCGACTCCGGTCTCGACGTCGACGCGTTGCGAGTGGTCAGCGAGGGCGTCAACCGGTACGCGAAGGACGAGGACGGCGGCATCCTGTTGATCACCCACTACACGCGGATCCTGCGCTACATCCAGCCGCAGTTCGTCCACGTGTTCGTCGACGGCCGGATCATCGAGTCCGGTGGCCCGGAGCTGGCCGACGAGCTCGAGGAGAACGGTTACGAGCGCTTCACCCAGGCTGCGGCCGCCGGAGCCTGA